The following are encoded in a window of Nocardioides houyundeii genomic DNA:
- the prcA gene encoding proteasome subunit alpha yields MSTPFYVSPEQLMKDRADFARKGIARGRSVVVVQYADGVLFVSENPSQALHKVSEIYDRLAFAAVGRYNEFENLRIAGVRLADMRGYSYDRRDVTGRSLANAYAQTLGTIFSSGGEKPYEVELFVAEVGDAPEADQIYRLTYDGQVADEHGYAVMGGAADVVAGHLKEHYETGATLQDALRLAVAALGHSEANDRVIPVEDLEVAVLDRTRTQARKFYRLRAERLVALLGVRGPSSAAESPGDTDQAATESVTPESGAAQPPIAPPLTPPAVGESPPATDEGVQDPAAPPVAPPGPPVDPTDPLS; encoded by the coding sequence ATGAGCACGCCTTTCTACGTCTCCCCCGAGCAGCTGATGAAGGACCGCGCCGACTTCGCGCGCAAGGGCATCGCGCGGGGACGCTCCGTCGTCGTGGTCCAGTACGCCGACGGCGTCCTGTTCGTGTCCGAGAACCCTTCCCAGGCGCTGCACAAGGTCTCCGAGATCTACGACCGCCTCGCCTTCGCCGCGGTGGGCCGCTACAACGAGTTCGAGAACCTGCGGATCGCGGGGGTGCGCCTGGCCGACATGCGCGGGTACTCCTACGACCGACGCGACGTCACGGGCCGGAGCCTGGCCAACGCCTACGCCCAGACGCTGGGCACGATCTTCTCCAGCGGCGGCGAGAAGCCCTACGAGGTGGAGCTCTTCGTCGCCGAGGTGGGCGACGCGCCGGAGGCCGACCAGATCTACCGCCTGACCTACGACGGCCAGGTCGCCGACGAGCACGGCTACGCGGTGATGGGCGGGGCCGCTGACGTCGTGGCGGGTCACCTGAAGGAGCACTACGAGACCGGTGCCACCCTGCAGGACGCCCTGCGGCTGGCGGTCGCTGCGCTCGGCCACTCCGAGGCCAACGACCGGGTGATCCCGGTGGAGGACCTCGAGGTCGCGGTGCTGGACCGGACCCGCACCCAGGCCCGCAAGTTCTACCGCCTGCGGGCCGAGCGGCTGGTGGCCCTGCTCGGCGTTCGCGGCCCCAGCTCGGCCGCCGAGTCGCCCGGCGACACCGACCAGGCGGCCACCGAGTCCGTCACCCCGGAGAGCGGCGCTGCGCAGCCCCCGATCGCCCCTCCGCTGACCCCGCCCGCTGTGGGCGAGAGCCCCCCGGCCACCGACGAGGGCGTCCAGGACCCGGCAGCGCCGCCGGTGGCCCCGCCCGGTCCGCCGGTCGACCCGACGGACCCGCTGAGCTGA